In Paraburkholderia youngii, the genomic stretch GTCGTGTGGCGGCATGGCAATGCGCAGCGTCAGCTCGAGCGCTTGCGCGAGCTGCACGTGCCGCTCTTTTTCAGCGAGCCGCGCCGTCTCGACGATATCGCCGTGTCGCTGACGAAGCTCGGCCGGCTGCTAGGCACCTCCGCGAGCGCGGACGCGGCGGCGGCCGCCTATCGCGACGACATCGGCCGCCTGCGCGCGCGGTATGCGAATCGCCCCGTAGTCAGCGTGTTTTATCAGGTATGGGACCGGCCGCTGATGACGCTCAACGGCGAGCACATGATCAGCGACGTGATCACGCTATGCGGCGGCCGCAACGTGTTCGCGGACTTGCAGCCGCTCGTGCCGACCGTATCGACCGAAGCGGTGCTCGCGGCGAATCCGCAGGCGATCGTCACGGCGGCGCCCGGCGCGACGCAGCCCGACACGACGCTGCCGCAACTCGACGCATGGCGCGCGTGGCCGCGTCTCGCGGCCGTCGCGAACGACAACCTGTTTGCGATCGACGGCGATCTGATCAATCGCCCCGCGCCGCGCATCGCGCAAGGCGCGCGGCAACTGTGCGAGGACCTCGAACTGGCGCGCTCGCGCGCAAACAAACCCGCGCCATGACGCGCCGCGGGTCGCGCAAAAAATACGCTCAGTTCTCCGCATGACCACGCGGGTCACGCA encodes the following:
- a CDS encoding cobalamin-binding protein, with product MTRFTRFTRSARFAAPARHFIPWFSAAALALTALSAHAAITVTDDSGATVMLAAPAQRVISLAPHVTELLYAAGGGPKMVGAVSYSDYPPEAKQLPRVGDNKALDLERIVALKPDLIVVWRHGNAQRQLERLRELHVPLFFSEPRRLDDIAVSLTKLGRLLGTSASADAAAAAYRDDIGRLRARYANRPVVSVFYQVWDRPLMTLNGEHMISDVITLCGGRNVFADLQPLVPTVSTEAVLAANPQAIVTAAPGATQPDTTLPQLDAWRAWPRLAAVANDNLFAIDGDLINRPAPRIAQGARQLCEDLELARSRANKPAP